One Solanum lycopersicum chromosome 2, SLM_r2.1 genomic region harbors:
- the LOC101256234 gene encoding acetyl-coenzyme A synthetase, chloroplastic/glyoxysomal-like isoform X1, with amino-acid sequence MEGRMTHHSNNTTIINSTSCIYTSKSLFPISPTAKSPLSRPSISFKRPSFTFLTRLPSEFGGSPLVRMEDPFTASLSSVSPRKNLTTCNHLRHVESMAHLPSGADRITRLNALILGDALASEEDDLIFPSEVFSSQAHVSSSQKYLEMYQRSVHDPSGFWSDIASEFYWREKWGQQVYCENFDVRKGKIKIEWFKGGMTNICYNCLDRNIESGKGDKTAIYWEGNEPGLDSSMTYNQLLARVCQLANYLKDVGVHKGDAVVIYLPMLMELPIAMLACARIGAIHSVVFAGFSAESLAQRIIDCRPKVVITCNAVRRGSKIIYLKEIVDSALLESAQKGIVTDVCLTYENESAMKKEMTKWTKGRDIWWQDVILKYPVTCDVEWVDAEDPLFLLYTSGSTGKPKGVLHTTGGYMVYTATTFKYAFDYKPTDIYWCTADCGWITGHSYVTYGPLLNGATVVVFEGAPNYPDVGRCWDIVDKYKVSIFYTAPTLVRSLMREGDEHVSRYSRKSLRVLGSVGEPINPSAWRWFFNVIGDARCPISDTWWQTETGGFMITPLPGAWPQKPGSATLPFFGVQPVIVDEKGVEIEGECSGYLCVKSSWPGAFRTLHGDHERYETTYFSTFPGYYFSGDGCSRDKDGYYWLTGRVDDVINVSGHRIGTAEVESALVSHPQCAEAAVVGVEHEVKGQGIYAFVTIVEGVPYSDDLRKSLVMVVRNQIGAFAAPDKIHWAPGLPKTRSGKIMRRILRKIASRQLDELGDTSTLADPTVVDQLIALADC; translated from the exons ATGGAAGGAAGGATGACCCATCATAGCAACAATACCACTATTATTAACAGCACTAGCTGTATTTACACTTCAAAATCTCTGTTTCCTATCTCTCCCACTGCGAAGTCCCCGCTGAGCAGACCGTCAATCAGTTTCAAGAGGCCTTCCTTCACGTTCCTTACTCGCTTGCCGTCTGAATTCGGGGGCAGTCCCTTGGTGAGGATGGAAGACCCGTTCACTGCTTCCTTGTCGTCTGTTAGTCCAAGGAAGAACTTGACGACATGCAATCACTTGCGCCATGTGGAATCCATGGCCCACTTGCCTTCCGGAGCCGACAGGATAACCAGATTGAATGCTCTTATCTTAGGTGATGCACTTGCTTCCGAGGAGGATGATCTCATCTTTCCCAGCGAAGTTTTCTCTAGCCAGGCTCATGTTTCTTCTTCTCAGAAG TATTTGGAGATGTATCAAAGGTCGGTCCACGATCCCTCAGGATTCTGGTCTGATATTGCATCAGAATTTTACTGGAGAGAGAAATGGGGCCAGCAGGTTTACTGTGAGAATTTTGATGTTCGAAAGGGGAAAATCAAGATCGAG TGGTTCAAGGGTGGAATGACAAATATCTGCTACAACTGCTTGGATAGAAACATCGAGTCTGGAAAGGGTGACAAAACAGCAATTTACTGGGAAGGAAACGAACCTGGTCTTGATAGTTCTATGACGTACAATCAACTCTTGGCTAGAGTTTGCCAG CTAGCAAATTATTTGAAAGATGTTGGAGTTCACAAGGGTGATGCAGTTGTCATCTACTTACCCATGCTTATGGAGCTACCAATTGCAATGCTTGCTTGTGCTCGTATTGGTGCCATTCACTCG GTTGTGTTTGCTGGTTTCTCAGCTGAATCTCTTGCTCAAAGGATCATAGATTGCAGACCAAAGGTTGTCATAACATGCAATGCTGTTAGGAGGGGGTCCAAGATTATTTATCTCAAAGAAATTGTTGATAGTGCCCTTCTAGAATCTGCTCAAAAGGGCATCGTTACAG ATGTGTGTTTGACATATGAAAATGAATCAGCAATGAAAAAGGAAATGACTAAATGGACCAAGGGGCGAGACATTTGGTGGCAG GATGTTATTTTGAAATATCCAGTAACATGTGATGTGGAGTGGGTTGATGCGGAAGATCCCCTTTTTCTGCTCTACACTAGTGGGAGTACCGGAAAGCCTAAG gGTGTCTTGCATACAACGGGAGGATATATGGTGTACACTGCTACTACATTCAAGTATGCATTTGACTACAAGCCGACAGACATATATTG GTGTACAGCTGACTGTGGTTGGATTACTGGGCATAGTTATGTAACCTATGGACCTTTGCTAAATGGAGCAACCGTTGTTGTTTTTGAAGgg gCCCCAAACTATCCTGATGTCGGGCGTTGTTGGGATATTGTTGATAAGTATAAGGTTTCAATATTTTATACAGCTCCAACACTGGTGAGATCTCTGATGCGTGAGGGAGATGAG CATGTCTCTCGATATTCACGCAAATCTTTACGGGTGCTTGGAAGTGTGGGTGAGCCTATCAATCCAAGTGCATGGAG GTGGTTTTTCAATGTGATAGGTGATGCAAGGTGCCCCATATCTGATACATGGTGGCAAACAGAAAccggtggtttcatg ATTACTCCTTTACCAGGAGCGTGGCCGCAGAAACCTGGTTCTGCTACTCTTCCTTTCTTTGGAGTCCAG CCAGTAATAGTGGATGAGAAAGGTGTTGAGATTGAAGGTGAGTGCAGTGGGTATCTGTGTGTGAAAAGCTCGTGGCCTGGGGCATTCCGAACACTTCATGGGGATCATGAGAGATATGAAACCACATATTTTAGTACCTTCCCTGGATATTATTTCAGTGGTGATGGCTGCAGCAG GGACAAAGATGGTTACTACTGGCTCACTGGAAGAGTAGATGATGTGATTAATGTGAG TGGACATCGTATTGGCACAGCCGAAGTGGAATCTGCTCTAGTTTCACATCCTCAGTGTGCTGAAGCTGCTGTGGTTGGTGTGGAGCATGAG GTTAAAGGACAGGGAATATATGCATTTGTTACTATAGTCGAAGGTGTTCCATACAGCGATGACCTGCGAAAAAGTCTTGTGATGGTTGTTAGGAATCAG ATTGGGGCTTTTGCAGCGCCAGACAAGATACATTGGGCACcaggtcttccaaagacgagaAGTGGGAAAATAATGAGAAGAATTCTGAGGAAAATTGCTTCCAGGCAGTTAGATGAGCTTGGGGACACTAGTACACTTGCAGACCCAACTGTGGTTGATCAGCTTATTGCACTTGCTGATTGCTAA
- the LOC101256234 gene encoding acetyl-coenzyme A synthetase, chloroplastic/glyoxysomal-like isoform X2: MEGRMTHHSNNTTIINSTSCIYTSKSLFPISPTAKSPLSRPSISFKRPSFTFLTRLPSEFGGSPLVRMEDPFTASLSSVSPRKNLTTCNHLRHVESMAHLPSGADRITRLNALILGDALASEEDDLIFPSEVFSSQAHVSSSQKYLEMYQRSVHDPSGFWSDIASEFYWREKWGQQVYCENFDVRKGKIKIEWFKGGMTNICYNCLDRNIESGKGDKTAIYWEGNEPGLDSSMTYNQLLARVCQLANYLKDVGVHKGDAVVIYLPMLMELPIAMLACARIGAIHSVVFAGFSAESLAQRIIDCRPKVVITCNAVRRGSKIIYLKEIVDSALLESAQKGIVTDVCLTYENESAMKKEMTKWTKGRDIWWQDVILKYPVTCDVEWVDAEDPLFLLYTSGSTGKPKGVLHTTGGYMVYTATTFKYAFDYKPTDIYWCTADCGWITGHSYVTYGPLLNGATVVVFEGAPNYPDVGRCWDIVDKYKVSIFYTAPTLVRSLMREGDEHVSRYSRKSLRVLGSVGEPINPSAWRWFFNVIGDARCPISDTWWQTETGGFMITPLPGAWPQKPGSATLPFFGVQPVIVDEKGVEIEGECSGYLCVKSSWPGAFRTLHGDHERYETTYFSTFPGYYFSGDGCSRDKDGYYWLTGRVDDVINVSGHRIGTAEVESALVSHPQCAEAAVVGVEHEVKGQGIYAFVTIVEGVPYSDDLRKSLVMVVRNQRQTRYIGHQVFQRREVGK; this comes from the exons ATGGAAGGAAGGATGACCCATCATAGCAACAATACCACTATTATTAACAGCACTAGCTGTATTTACACTTCAAAATCTCTGTTTCCTATCTCTCCCACTGCGAAGTCCCCGCTGAGCAGACCGTCAATCAGTTTCAAGAGGCCTTCCTTCACGTTCCTTACTCGCTTGCCGTCTGAATTCGGGGGCAGTCCCTTGGTGAGGATGGAAGACCCGTTCACTGCTTCCTTGTCGTCTGTTAGTCCAAGGAAGAACTTGACGACATGCAATCACTTGCGCCATGTGGAATCCATGGCCCACTTGCCTTCCGGAGCCGACAGGATAACCAGATTGAATGCTCTTATCTTAGGTGATGCACTTGCTTCCGAGGAGGATGATCTCATCTTTCCCAGCGAAGTTTTCTCTAGCCAGGCTCATGTTTCTTCTTCTCAGAAG TATTTGGAGATGTATCAAAGGTCGGTCCACGATCCCTCAGGATTCTGGTCTGATATTGCATCAGAATTTTACTGGAGAGAGAAATGGGGCCAGCAGGTTTACTGTGAGAATTTTGATGTTCGAAAGGGGAAAATCAAGATCGAG TGGTTCAAGGGTGGAATGACAAATATCTGCTACAACTGCTTGGATAGAAACATCGAGTCTGGAAAGGGTGACAAAACAGCAATTTACTGGGAAGGAAACGAACCTGGTCTTGATAGTTCTATGACGTACAATCAACTCTTGGCTAGAGTTTGCCAG CTAGCAAATTATTTGAAAGATGTTGGAGTTCACAAGGGTGATGCAGTTGTCATCTACTTACCCATGCTTATGGAGCTACCAATTGCAATGCTTGCTTGTGCTCGTATTGGTGCCATTCACTCG GTTGTGTTTGCTGGTTTCTCAGCTGAATCTCTTGCTCAAAGGATCATAGATTGCAGACCAAAGGTTGTCATAACATGCAATGCTGTTAGGAGGGGGTCCAAGATTATTTATCTCAAAGAAATTGTTGATAGTGCCCTTCTAGAATCTGCTCAAAAGGGCATCGTTACAG ATGTGTGTTTGACATATGAAAATGAATCAGCAATGAAAAAGGAAATGACTAAATGGACCAAGGGGCGAGACATTTGGTGGCAG GATGTTATTTTGAAATATCCAGTAACATGTGATGTGGAGTGGGTTGATGCGGAAGATCCCCTTTTTCTGCTCTACACTAGTGGGAGTACCGGAAAGCCTAAG gGTGTCTTGCATACAACGGGAGGATATATGGTGTACACTGCTACTACATTCAAGTATGCATTTGACTACAAGCCGACAGACATATATTG GTGTACAGCTGACTGTGGTTGGATTACTGGGCATAGTTATGTAACCTATGGACCTTTGCTAAATGGAGCAACCGTTGTTGTTTTTGAAGgg gCCCCAAACTATCCTGATGTCGGGCGTTGTTGGGATATTGTTGATAAGTATAAGGTTTCAATATTTTATACAGCTCCAACACTGGTGAGATCTCTGATGCGTGAGGGAGATGAG CATGTCTCTCGATATTCACGCAAATCTTTACGGGTGCTTGGAAGTGTGGGTGAGCCTATCAATCCAAGTGCATGGAG GTGGTTTTTCAATGTGATAGGTGATGCAAGGTGCCCCATATCTGATACATGGTGGCAAACAGAAAccggtggtttcatg ATTACTCCTTTACCAGGAGCGTGGCCGCAGAAACCTGGTTCTGCTACTCTTCCTTTCTTTGGAGTCCAG CCAGTAATAGTGGATGAGAAAGGTGTTGAGATTGAAGGTGAGTGCAGTGGGTATCTGTGTGTGAAAAGCTCGTGGCCTGGGGCATTCCGAACACTTCATGGGGATCATGAGAGATATGAAACCACATATTTTAGTACCTTCCCTGGATATTATTTCAGTGGTGATGGCTGCAGCAG GGACAAAGATGGTTACTACTGGCTCACTGGAAGAGTAGATGATGTGATTAATGTGAG TGGACATCGTATTGGCACAGCCGAAGTGGAATCTGCTCTAGTTTCACATCCTCAGTGTGCTGAAGCTGCTGTGGTTGGTGTGGAGCATGAG GTTAAAGGACAGGGAATATATGCATTTGTTACTATAGTCGAAGGTGTTCCATACAGCGATGACCTGCGAAAAAGTCTTGTGATGGTTGTTAGGAATCAG CGCCAGACAAGATACATTGGGCACcaggtcttccaaagacgagaAGTGGGAAAATAA